AGACCAGCGGCCCCGGTCCGGCACCATGGGTGTCGGAGCGGGGCCGCGGGCCTGCTGTTGTCGTTGGGCCGAGTCATCCCCGGTGAGGGGCTCAGCCGCCGTCTGGCGCGTGAGTTACGCGGCGACGACCTCAAAGTTGATCTTGCCGGTCACGTCGTCGTGCAGCTTGACCTGAACCTGGTAGTTACCGGTCTTCTTGACCAGTCCCTTGGGAAGCTCGATGTTGCGCTTGTCCAGGGTCGGGCCGCCTGCCTTCTTGACGGCGTCGGCGATGTCGTCTGCCTTCACGGAGCCGAAGAGCTTGCCGCTGTCGGAGGTGCGGACAGCGACGGAGACGCCGGTGAGGCCCTCCAGCTGCTCGCGGACCTCGCGGGCGTGATCGAGGTCGCGGATGGCGCGAGCCTCCTGGGCACGCTGGATGCCCTCGATCTGCTTCTCGGCACCGCGGGTGGCCACGATGGCCAGTCCGCGGGGAAGCAGGTAGTTGCGTCCGTAGCCGTTCTTGACCTCGACGATGTCGCCTGCGACTCCGAGGTTCTCAACGGCAGCGGTGAGGATCAGCTTCATGATCCCTGCCTTTCGTTGTGGGTCCCACCAATACGCACGCCGATCCGGCGGCGGGGCGGGACAAATGATGTGTGGGAATGCTTGTCGATCAGAACGGAGGCTCGTCGTCGGCCGCACCACCGAAACCACCGGCCGGCGGGGCGGAACCCCACGGGTCGTTGTTCGGCATCTGGTTGCCCTGGTTGCTCTGGTTCCGCTGGGGCTGGTTCTGGTTTCCACCGAAACCGCCCTGGTTACCCTGGCCACCGCCGAACCCGCCCTGCGGCTGGCTCTGGGGCTGACCCTGATTCTGGTTCTGGCCGCCGCCGAAGTTGCCGCCACCCTCACGAGGGTTGCGGTTGACCTGGGCGGACGCGTACTTGAGGGAGGGGCCGACCTCGTCGACCTCGATCTCGTACACGGTGCGGTTCTCGCCTTCCTTCGTCTGGAAGGAGCGCTGACGAAGGCGGCCGGTCACGATGATGCGCATGCCCTTGGAGATCGTCTCGGCGACGTTCTCCGCGGCCTGGCGCCACACGTTGCAGGTGAGGAACAGGGCTTCGCCGTCCTCCCACTGGTTCGTCTGGGAGTTGAACTTGCGGGGGGTGGAGGCGATACGGAAGTTGGCCACCGCCGCACCCGAGGGGGTGAAGCGGAGCTCCGGGTCGTTGACGGCGTTGCCGACGACCGTGATGTTCGTGTCTCCCTGTGCCATGTGTTACTGCCTTCCTGCTGCGCGGTGGTCGTGTCCGTTGGTGACGTGCCTGTCGGGGCGACGGGCGTGGTGCTCGTCTCCCCAGTATCCGCTCTTAGGCGTCGTTGCGCAGCACCTTGGTGCGCATGACGTCGTCGTTCAGGTTGAGAACGCGGTCGAGTTCGAGCACGGTTGCGGACTCGCACTCGAGGTCGACGACGGCGTAGACGCCCTCTTCCTTCTTGTTGATCGGGTAGGCAAGACGACGCTTGCCCCACACATCAACCTTGGCTACCTTGCCGTTGTCCTTGCGGACGATCTCGAGGAACTTGTCCAGGGACGGGGCAACGGTGCGCTCATCCTGGCTAGGATCCAGAATGATCATGATTTCGTAGTGACGCACGGACCTCATCACCTCCTGTGGTCTTGGTTTTGAATCGGCCACGCCCCTTGTGGGCATGGCAGGAGGGTCTGTTGCGTCAAGCAACCCCACCACCGTACCCCAGTGACGGGGTGGGCCGAAATCCACCGGGCCGGACCTAATCGGCGACCCGGGTCACCACCCCGTCGGACTGCATCCTGACCTCCACACCGTCGTGCTCGAGGTCCCAGTACCCCTCCTCGTCCCACTCCTTGTCACCGCCACCGGCGCAGGTCTCGGCGACGACGGCCGCGACCTCTTCGGCGGAGACACCTTCATCGTCGAGCTGCTCCTGGGCGTCCTCGGTGTAGCTGGCGACCTGGCAGGGCTGCTCGGGCCCGGCGTTGTCGTCCGAGCCGGAACAGGCGGTGAGCAGGAGGGCCCCGGCACCGGTGAGGGCGATGGCGGTGAGGCGGAGCGGGCGGTGGGTGATCGTCGTGGTGGTCATGCCCGCCAGTGTAGAGATTATCCCGGCGATGTGGCGTAGAACACAGCCAGGAAGACCGGGATGAGGGTCAGCGTCACGAAGGCGACGATCCCCAGGGCGACGGGGACGTACGTCGGTTTCTTGTACATGTAGGCGGCGAAGGCGCTGGCCACGCAGACCGCGCCGATGGCGATGGAGATGATGCCGATGATCGTCGCGGTGTTCATGCCCTCATCCTCCCATCATCCGCGGCCGAGAGGGCCAGCGGGTCGCGCCCGTGGTGGGCGTCGGCGACCGGGTCGGCCTCCCGGCCGAGCATCTGCCGGATCACCAGGACCACCATGACGGTGAGGAGGAGCAGGCGGGTGAGCAGGGCGGCGTCGAGAAGCTCGTGGGGGATGCCCTTGTTCTCGGCGCCCAGCATGTACCACATGAGCAGGGGCCACACGGCGGCGTCGAGAAGCATCCAGGTGAGCAGGAGCCGCCAGCGGGGGAGGGCGAGCACCGCCGGGACGAGCAGCCACAGCGAGTACTGCGGGGACCACACCTTGTTCACCACGAGGAAGGCCACGAGGATGAGGAAGACCAGCTCGGCGACGCGGGGGCGGCGGGTGACGCGGACACCCAGGACGAAGATCGCCAGGCACAGGACCGCGAACAGCGCGAAGGTGACGGCGTTGAGGATGACGGGTACACCGTCGCCGTCGAAGCCCGACCAGCCGGTGCCACGGGCGAGCATCGCGTAGATGGTGGTCCATTCCCAGCTGCGTTCCCGGTTGAGGCGCAGGAACTCACCCCAGGCGGCGGGGTACGCGAGCATGACCGGCAGGTTGACGGCCAGCCAGGTGGCCACCGTGGTGGCGAGCATGAGCAGGAACGGCCGCCACCGGGAGCTGCGGACGGCGAGGATGAGGTAGGCACCGAGAATGAACAGCGGCCACAGTTTGACGGCGGTGCCGATCCCGATGAGCACACCGGCCCAGCCGGGACGGCCGTGGCGCACCGCGGAGAGGGCGGCGGCCGTGGCGGCGATGGACGGGATGTCCCAGTTGGTGAAGGCGTGCACGATGACCAGCGGGGACGCGGCGACGAGGACGACGTCCCACACCCGGTTGCCGGCCAGGTCCACGACGAGCCGGATGGTGAGCACCCACAGCGCCGACATGACCAGCGCGGTGACCGCGAAGTACCAGGCGGCGGGCGCGACGGGGAGGGGCAGGACGTCAACCAGCGGGTAGGTGAGGCGGGAGACCCACGCCATGGCGCCCTGGAACAACCCGGCGAGGACGGGGTACTCCATGTACCGGGTGAGATCACCCTCCGTCCAGGACCAGGCGTAGGGGAATCCGCCCTGGCTGAGGCCGCGGCCGTCGAAGAGCGGGGCGATGTCGTTGTAACAGGCGGAGGTGTACTGGCGGTTGCCCGACCAGTCGAGGCTGACCGTGCCGTCCTCGGCGACCGCCGCACCGAGGCAGTTCGCCTTGGACAGGTAGCCGAAGGACAGGAAGATCAGGGCGGTGAATATGAGGGTGCGCAGTGGCGTCCACCACCGCTGGCGGCCG
Above is a window of Corynebacterium suedekumii DNA encoding:
- the rplI gene encoding 50S ribosomal protein L9; its protein translation is MKLILTAAVENLGVAGDIVEVKNGYGRNYLLPRGLAIVATRGAEKQIEGIQRAQEARAIRDLDHAREVREQLEGLTGVSVAVRTSDSGKLFGSVKADDIADAVKKAGGPTLDKRNIELPKGLVKKTGNYQVQVKLHDDVTGKINFEVVAA
- a CDS encoding single-stranded DNA-binding protein, which translates into the protein MAQGDTNITVVGNAVNDPELRFTPSGAAVANFRIASTPRKFNSQTNQWEDGEALFLTCNVWRQAAENVAETISKGMRIIVTGRLRQRSFQTKEGENRTVYEIEVDEVGPSLKYASAQVNRNPREGGGNFGGGQNQNQGQPQSQPQGGFGGGQGNQGGFGGNQNQPQRNQSNQGNQMPNNDPWGSAPPAGGFGGAADDEPPF
- the rpsF gene encoding 30S ribosomal protein S6: MRHYEIMIILDPSQDERTVAPSLDKFLEIVRKDNGKVAKVDVWGKRRLAYPINKKEEGVYAVVDLECESATVLELDRVLNLNDDVMRTKVLRNDA
- a CDS encoding glycosyltransferase family 87 protein, which encodes MSTPVPTPSRVRRSRVSPAHTEPVARGFLGFLGGPVGYFAAVGRQRWWTPLRTLIFTALIFLSFGYLSKANCLGAAVAEDGTVSLDWSGNRQYTSACYNDIAPLFDGRGLSQGGFPYAWSWTEGDLTRYMEYPVLAGLFQGAMAWVSRLTYPLVDVLPLPVAPAAWYFAVTALVMSALWVLTIRLVVDLAGNRVWDVVLVAASPLVIVHAFTNWDIPSIAATAAALSAVRHGRPGWAGVLIGIGTAVKLWPLFILGAYLILAVRSSRWRPFLLMLATTVATWLAVNLPVMLAYPAAWGEFLRLNRERSWEWTTIYAMLARGTGWSGFDGDGVPVILNAVTFALFAVLCLAIFVLGVRVTRRPRVAELVFLILVAFLVVNKVWSPQYSLWLLVPAVLALPRWRLLLTWMLLDAAVWPLLMWYMLGAENKGIPHELLDAALLTRLLLLTVMVVLVIRQMLGREADPVADAHHGRDPLALSAADDGRMRA